The DNA window TGTTCAATTGAAGTGTTTTTATCCATCATAATGGGATCCAAACGAATCGTATCTCCAATAAAATTCTTGAATTCGTCTGGCGATATTTCTCCCAATCCCTTGAATCGAGTGATTTCTGGTTTTGGTTTCAGTTTTTCGATAGCGTCTTTTCGTTCTTCTTCAGAATAACAATAAATGGTTTCTTTCTTGTTTCGAACCCTAAAAAGCGGGGTTTGCAAAATATACAAATGGCCTTCTTTGATCAATTCCGGGAAAAATTGAAGGAAAAAAGTAATCAGCAACAATCGAATGTGCATCCCATCGACATCGGCATCGGTGGCGATTACAATGTTGTTGTAACGCAGGTTTTCCATATCGTCTTCGATATCCAAAGCCGCCTGCAAGAGATTGAATTCTTCGTTTTCATACACAATTTTCTTGCTCATTCCATACGAATTCAAAGGCTTTCCACGCAAACTGAAAACGGCTTGCGTATTGACATCACGTGATTTGGTAATCGAGCCGGAAGCCGAATCTCCCTCGGTGATGAAAAGCGTGCTTTCTAGGTTTCTTGGGTTTTTCGTATCGGTCAAATGCGCGCGACAATCCCGTAATTTCTTGTTGTGCAGATTGGCTTTTTTGGCTCTATCCTTGGCCAACTTTCGAATGCCAGACAATTCTTTGCGTTCGCGTTCCGCTTGCATAATTTTGCGCAATAAAGCATCGGCCGTTTCGGGATTTTTGTGCAAATAATTGTCTAATTTGTTTTTGACAAAATCATTGACAAAGGTACGTACCGAAGGCATTCCGGGCTCTGAACCGATTTCTGTTGAACCTAATTTAGTCTTGGTTTGCGATTCGAAAACAGGCTCCATTACTTTGATACTGATCGCCGTCACGATAGATTTACGCACATCCGAAGCTTCGAACGGTTTGTTATAAAACTCCCGAATAGTTTTGACAAGCGCTTCGCGATAAGCAGCCAAATGGGTTCCTCCTTGAGTGGTATTTTGTCCGTTGACGAAAGAGTGGTATTCCTCGCTGTATTGTGTTTTGCTATGCGTCAAAGCAATTTCGATGTCGCCTTCTTTGAGATGAATGATTGGGTATTCCAAATCTTCCACATTGATGGTTTCTTCTAATAAATCTTTCAATCCATTTTCAGAAAAATATTTTTCACCATTGAACAAAATAGTCAAACCATTGTTCAGATAGCAATAGTTTTTGAGCATTTTAACTACATATTCCATTCGGAATTTGTAATTTTTGAAAATCAATTCGTCTGGAATGAAGGTAACTTTGGTCCCTTTTCGTTTGGTG is part of the Flavobacterium nackdongense genome and encodes:
- a CDS encoding DNA topoisomerase IV subunit B — protein: MSDQTQYNEDNIRSLDWKEHIRMRPGMYIGKLGDGSSPDDGIYILLKEVLDNCIDEFVMGAGKTIEVTIKDKTVSVRDYGRGIPLGKVIDVVSKMNTGGKYDSLAFKKSVGLNGVGTKAVNALSNYFRVESVRDEKQKAAEFSGGNLVLDEEIIDTTKRKGTKVTFIPDELIFKNYKFRMEYVVKMLKNYCYLNNGLTILFNGEKYFSENGLKDLLEETINVEDLEYPIIHLKEGDIEIALTHSKTQYSEEYHSFVNGQNTTQGGTHLAAYREALVKTIREFYNKPFEASDVRKSIVTAISIKVMEPVFESQTKTKLGSTEIGSEPGMPSVRTFVNDFVKNKLDNYLHKNPETADALLRKIMQAERERKELSGIRKLAKDRAKKANLHNKKLRDCRAHLTDTKNPRNLESTLFITEGDSASGSITKSRDVNTQAVFSLRGKPLNSYGMSKKIVYENEEFNLLQAALDIEDDMENLRYNNIVIATDADVDGMHIRLLLITFFLQFFPELIKEGHLYILQTPLFRVRNKKETIYCYSEEERKDAIEKLKPKPEITRFKGLGEISPDEFKNFIGDTIRLDPIMMDKNTSIEQLLSFYMGKNTPDRQDFIINNLKVELDTMEAN